The Impatiens glandulifera chromosome 8, dImpGla2.1, whole genome shotgun sequence genome includes a window with the following:
- the LOC124913206 gene encoding uncharacterized protein LOC124913206 has protein sequence MCLLNKIPMFSKEDYDDWKIIMQAHLASQDDDMWYVITDSSMKIVKVSTFITSTDGAPEMKKKPRFEWTTEDKRKANLDNVAKDSLYKTLHKNMFSKIKLCSTTKEIWEKLTQLCEGNDLTKENKLMVATQKFNSIKMCLGKTMTEFDERFDNIVIELSTLGKTYSNREVVIKVMRALPKE, from the coding sequence ATGTGTCTTCTAAACAAAATCCCAATGTTCTCAAAGGAAGATTATGATGATTGGAAGATCATAATGCAAGCTCATTTGGCCTCTCAAGATGATGATATGTGGTATGTTATCACTGATAGTTCGATGAAGATTGTGAAGGTCAGCACATTCATAACTTCAACTGATGGTGCTCCtgagatgaagaagaaaccAAGATTTGaatggactactgaagataagaggaaggcCAACCTCGATAATGTGGCTAAAGATAGTCTCTACAAGACTCTTCACAAGAACATGTTCAGCAAGATTAAGTTGTGTTCCACTACCAAAGagatttgggagaagttgactcAACTTTGTGAAGGCAATGATctaaccaaagaaaacaagctGATGGTTGCTACACAGAAATTTAACAGCATCAAGATGTGTCTTGGAAAGACAATGACTGAATTTGATGAAAGATTCGACAACATTGTCATTGAACTCTCAACTCTGGGAAAGACATATAGCAACCGAGAGGTTGTTATTAAAGTCATGAGAGCTCTGCCCAAAGAATGA